The DNA region AGTGACAACCACTCACAAACACCTCACAAACCTCACAAACACCTAAGTAAAAACCTTCATAATTAAAGTGGAAAGTGGGAGAAAAAATATACTTCTCCTTTGTGTCAATCAAAAACACTACAAATATGAGTGTTTTGAGTGATCCCatgtggtttttaattttttggtatagttaatttttataagttttttttgggtcaaattgataagtttgacttttttttggtcaatgataAGTTATTAAGTTTGACTTTGAGTTTAATCTCTACGACCCTTACTTGTGGGCTTGTGGCCCAATTTTTTGATGctttttatgaagaaaaaaaatatttcaatttatttcataaatgaATGTTTAAAACTTTTCATAATGATTAAATAaggtttttaaaataaaaaatcccaAAAAAGTATGCTATTTTCATAATATTAAAAAGTAACTTGAATTATTAATGGTTCGTTTGCTCTTCCAtctgaaatatatatattatataggaCTAGGACAACGTACTTGCCCATACAATTAGAAGTACTGTGTTACCTTCCTTCTAAATTACTTGAAAATTACAGAGCACTAATGCATTGCCACCAAATTAGTGTATAGTCATACTCAGCAGTACTTTCTAGTATCTAATTCCATGATTGTTAACAAATTGAATAATCGTCATTTGGCAAATACATGCTTAATGTGTCTGCAACATTGTCCATTTGGTGCACATGGAAATGGGGCCTCATTGTCCATCAAATGGGTCCCTCCTTTGTCTTTCATTGATAAACAGATAACAAAATCCGATTAGCTTAGCCACAAAATTAAAATAcacttattttaaatattactGGTCTACTTAAAACTATGATGATTTAATTTAAACTTTGTCTAGAATAATTTAGATAAACCCACCACTTAAGTCAACCAATTTGTTTGTAACATGATTATCTCTTATTAATGAATATTTGTGatctaaataaataaaaaattaagtttccTTTAAAATCAGTTTCTCTCCAAAGCAAGGGTATTGAtatctaaaattgattttatttaaagTAGATCCAATTCATAATCTATGAAAATTTAAAGgtcatataaataataataatataatgtCATAATTTTTACTTGTTGGTTAAGTGGTAGGTGCTTGATCCAATATATGGTATCACAATTTCTATGATTAAGCTGTGTAGAGTTTGATTTTCattattctcaatttttttaaaaaaattaaagcacATAATAACTAAGTCTATACATTTAGCATCTTGCATGAGGAAtgtgttagaaataataatataaaataattagtGCTGATTTATTAACACATTTTTTATGTGCTAACACAACTGCCACAAAGGGGAATGTTCAAGAAATGTGTTTTATAGTGGTCTAAAACCATTACAAATTTACAACCACGGGGTTTCACGAAACATTAATTAACTTTTTCCATTTGAAAGTGCAAAACTAGTCCAGCACCCAAAGTCAGAACTCACAagtaaaacaaaataataaatttcaaCTGTTGACTACTAATCAGATGTACATCAAAGACATATGTGCCATTGGATTGAACGTTGTTTTCCACTTGAAGGAGCACAAAAGGTTGGTTCGGTTGCTTAAGAAATAGTAGGACAGACATGTCAGGTTCATGAACacaaaataacataaatttCAAGGTTGCACTCATCATCTCCAAGTCAACGGGCCTAAACTAATTCCAAACACTAAAACTCAACCACGCCAACGGAATTATAAAATCAATATATCAAGTTTTGTCTCTTAAAAATGAAACTAAATGTTCAACTTTCTACATGCACGATTTATAGTATGTCtagattaatttattttttcagtgAATCAATTCCAACATTCAAAAGGTACTTGTAGAATTGATTATAGAAGAATTTTTAAACATACTATTAATTAATCGAGACGAGGTAACAAGATCTTTCAAGACTCAGGCTTCAGCTTAATCCTGAAAGAGGATCTTTTTGAgacttgagagttgagacagTAGTTTGAAATGTTAATTGAGCTCGCACGTGAagtgtttttcaatttttctagaGATGTTCAACTTCTAATGAACATTGTCGATTTGAAACATATATTTTAGGCCCCTTTCTTTTTTATGTCATAGCTACTAGtataaattaatcaaaagaaaagTTAGTTAATAACAATGATACTGcaattttgatattttataaAGTCAGAGGTACTCTTATTTTCTATTCTGACTTGTTTCCTATGTACTGAATAAAATAATACTAAACCAGATATGAAGTCAACTTGTTAGTATATgttaaaaatatcaattaataataataataaataatattattctTAGACTTCTATACCTATCTTACTAAATAACTTACTATTTCCTATCTTATAACTTGTTATAAACTTCAGCTTTTAAAAGTTTCTAACACATTTTAAAAGCTATACATAATAATAATCTACTAGCAAGATAAGCCAAATTTACTATCTACCTAGAAAGAAATATAAGTGGTGTAATAGAATGATGGAAGAGTATCATTGTCTATTTGGTGAAGCTTCACTGATTCATGGCATAGAAGTGTGATGTATGGAATCAAGATTTACctaaattcaaaaatattcaggaGAATACAGACACAGACATCACTCTCCACAAATTTTTACTATATAGTCATATGTACAAATATCATCAGGGAGCTCCCTCTGATACTTGAGAAGCAACAAAAAATGCCAGTGATTAGTCTTCTCTTTTGAAGAGAAGAAGCAAAAAAAATGCTAGTGATTAATCTTCTCTTTTGAGGAAAAGAAGTGGCTCAAACCTTGTGCATGCTTCCCTttagcagaagcagaagaatagGAATTTGATTCAATACCAGGATGGCTTGAGCCTATTGAAGAATTCAATGAAAAATTGCCTTCAGTATCTGATATGGACCCGAAATTCTGCGACGAAAACTCATCAATCACTCCTTGAATGTCAGAATCAGAAGACGCGCTAGATGCCTCAGCCTGATCAATTTCATTTGAGTTACTGGACCCGCAAGAATTTGACCACCCACAAGTTGGTTTAGCTATCATTTCATTCATTTGAAGCCTTTTATTATGATGAGACATCGTTACGCCTATTTGAGGACACATAGCTCGCAATTGCTTAGCAAGTACATGCAGAGTCTCTTGACATTCTGCTAGCTTTTTCTCTGCAGCTGCTAGCTCTTTATCCTGATGACATGAAGATATTGGAGAAAACTTATTCAACTATAAATCCAAGGATAAAAAGACACAGTCTAATGAAACATTGACTAGCTGTTTCTAGTTGACAATGGAGCTAACTGCACACAATAACATGTACAAGAAGCTGCAAAAGAATGTAGTTAATGAAGGATACCTAAGGTCATGAGGAAGAGGGAGATAATTGTTTTTCATGTTATGAAGTTTATTTCAGTATTCACATGAGCTAAAACAAACATATCACTAGAATTAGGAGCATCAAACAATAGTTTTACTAATAAGGACATGCCATGTTCCCGCTTTTCCATTTGATGCAGGTTATTTTAGAAATACTATGATTGATTTCCTTTTAAGCTCAAGTGTACAAATTTCTACAAATACCAATtcaatagaaagaaaaaaagagttttCTACATAAAGCAAGAAAATGATGCATTGTTTTGTACATTGTTTACTATGATACTTAAATTATGTAAATACCTTCGCAGTACTGATGTCAttgtttgcagccgaatttgATGCACACACCAAGCACTTGTTCCTTcaagtggaaaagaaaaaacagaatTTCAGAAAAGGATCCCATATCAAGCTGAAGAAACAAAGCTCAAGTTCTACACTATATAAGCTATGTCATCATTGCCAATTGGCCTAAACATACAAAAGGAAATTATTGGGTTCTATTATTTGTTAGCTTGTCTGTAATTTTGAACAAGATCAAGTTTTAGGGGTTCAGGACTAACCTTTGCATTTTCTCTTCAATTTCTTTGTACCTCACTAAAGCATCATGATGACATTGTTTCTCCTCCGCAAGATTGTTCTTTAGTTCATCTACCCTTTcctttaaaaacttaatttcagCTTCTAACTCCTCTACATGTATTTGAAGTGCCTTATAAGATTCTGTCATGCATTTCAGCTGAATCTCAGCCAAGCTGTGTGATTCCTGAGATGATGCCAATTGTGCTTTCAGTTCTGCCATAAGCTGCATGTTTTCCTCATGATCTTGCAAGTACTCATCATGTTCAGCTGTTTTATCTTTCAACTCAGAACCTGGACTAACTTCTCCGGGAACCTCAAAATTTGAACTGAGTTGAGTAAAACAATCATCTCTATCCAATTCTCTATCATTGAGATTAGATTTCAAACAGAGAGGGCATTCTGAATTTGGTGGAAGGTAACCTCTCAATTCAGACAAGGTACCTCGAAGATCCTCAAAAAACATCCAAGTATTGGAGTCCTTTGTTTTAGCATTAATGACCATAGAAATTAAAGATTGAAGCCTCTTCAATATGGTAAGATAATCATTGTCAGAATCAGGCTCTATTTCCGGCTTTGTAGTGTCAAAACAATTTTGATTAGGAGAACAGCTGGTCTCTCTGGCTTTAGGAGTCTCATCTGATTGCTTAACTTCAGAATTGTCATTGACTTTGCCAATAAGTACACTGCCATTGTCTGGTAAACATGCCATTTTCTCCACTTCCAGAAAGTCGTCCATCAGTTCAGAGAAGGTTTCACTCTTGTGATTATCCAATTTACCTGAACTTTTATCTCTACCGGTATCAGAATGGTCACAATTTGAGGTTGCATGTGACTCAACAGGATTTTCTGGATCCCTATGCCCACTATCAGAGATAGAAGTGATGCTTGGCAGATTGCTAGAACTTCTATAATTGTTTGCCAAAACTGATTTCTGGGCACTTCTTTCTTGGTGAAGAACCTGCATCTCTGCTTCTAAGCTCTTAAGTATGCCAACTGTTTTCGCGTATAAGTTTCTAGAAGCCTGCAGCTCAGCATTACTTGAGGCCAAAGTTCTTTTCAAtgtttttgtttcttcttccAAAACCTCCAGTTGTTTGGTAAGAAACTTGGATTCTCGCAGGCTACCAGTTTTTCTTAGATGAGGTCCACTGATGACATGGTGTGAACTCTCAATCTCTAGCTTCATTTGTGCCAATGCAGCAGGCCCAGGTAACTTCTTTCGCAACAGAACACGAAGTCTTTGGCACTCACCCTCTAGTTTGGCAATGTTCTTAACATCCTCTAACTGTTGTTTGTTTGCCACATCTGCAGATCTCATAATTATACTCTTCTCTTCATTTCGGATATCCAGCTCCTTAGACATTACGTGCAGCTCATACTTCAATGAAGTTACTTCTTTTTCATATGATTGAACATTCTTCTTTAGAAGCTCtacctcagcctcagcttctgACTTTTCTTCCTTTAGTTTGACTAGTTTATTCGAACTGTCTTGAAGTGATCTCAGAAGGGCAGCGTTTTCACAAGCTTCCTCACGAAGTCCTTTATCCAATTTGTTTATCTGTGCTTGGAGCTCTAACTTGATTTTCTCCCACTGCTGGGATTTCAAAAGAACTACTTCCTGCAGTTTCTGCTCACTTTCCTCCTTCACAATTCTTATCTGCCTCGTGCATTCTTTCAGCGCTCCATCTAAGTGAGATGCTCTCTCATCAACACTAAGCTTTGAGAGTGTCATAGATTCTAGTTCGCGTCTTAAGGAAACAACTTCTGCATCAGCTTTCTCCCAACCTAAAACACATAGAAGAATGAATTGACTTTCTTTTTTCGCCTTAACAAGCAGAATATAATATTGGTCTAATTGTTTCAGCTACTATAGTTCAGTTACTTTTCAGAAAAAAAGGTATGTGGAATTGTTCAAATCTGTGAATATGATGTAAGTACTACCTGAGACTGCTTCCTCAGCAACTTTTGCATGCTGTTTAACTAGATTTTCCTTTGTATTTAATTCCGAACATGCTGCAGATAGCTTTGCTTCCAAACTTTTTACTTGATCCTCTAAGTTTAAAACTTGATCTTCCAATCCAGAAATGTGTGTGTATGATTCCATGGATATTTGAacatagttcttatttttgtagttttccttctgaaaaaaatatttaaaaaaaacaggGCTAGTGAGTAATTTAGCCAGTCACTTCAGATAAAGAACTTGTCCATCCTGAACCCTTAGAAAGATAACCTGATCTCCTAGATTTGCCACAGAAGACAAGGTAGAGCCAACAGATTCAGGTGTATCCACTGGCTTCTCAGCCTTTGAGATTTTATCAGATGATTTTTTCTTCCAGGGCCAACCCTTGCGGTCCATCTCAGAATTCTACCCTGCTCACAGATTGCTCAAATTGAGTACTAATGCAGGTAATTTGATCATCAGGTAAGTTGTAAGTATTAATATGCAAGGATGAACAAAAAAATCACTGCCagcttaaataattttattattataataaaatcaaACCAAAGAAACAAGCTGGAAATACACTATAATAAAAAATTTGGCCACTgctataaattataaatcttcCAGATTAACTAAATTCATCCAATCAATTTTTCATAATTAGTGTCAATAAAGTGTGGAACCTCCCAGTAGGGCCAGTACCCCCAAAAGAGTGCCCTTTCCATCAACAATATGATTGCAAGTAAGACCTTGAAAATAATCCACAATCTCTTATTTTCCCTAAAGGACACGATTCCTCtcaaaattaaaacattttgCTTTGAATGTTATTAATGCCATATCAACATTTTCACCTCTGAAGAAGTTTCTTCTATATAGACCTTGTTTAAAAGAGCCTATTTGAGCTTATTGTATAGCGAATGCGCTTGTACAAGTGCTTGCGAGAGCTTATACTTATGACCTACCTATATCCGTGCAAGAAACTTATCAAACGCATCCATCCATAATGTACTAATTTAGAAACTTTGTTTTGTTGTGTTGTGTGTTCAATTTTGCAGCATTTAAACCTAATTTAGAATAAAACAACTAAACTACTCCATGAACTTCAAAATCCACTAAGAAGGAACTCAAGAATCGATCAATCAATGAGCAGTAACTGAGCGAGCAGAATGCAGAAACTACAGCCAGAGAGTTCACAGAAACAACATTACAAGCGTTATTTT from Lotus japonicus ecotype B-129 chromosome 2, LjGifu_v1.2 includes:
- the LOC130740634 gene encoding filament-like plant protein 6, translating into MDRKGWPWKKKSSDKISKAEKPVDTPESVGSTLSSVANLGDQKENYKNKNYVQISMESYTHISGLEDQVLNLEDQVKSLEAKLSAACSELNTKENLVKQHAKVAEEAVSGWEKADAEVVSLRRELESMTLSKLSVDERASHLDGALKECTRQIRIVKEESEQKLQEVVLLKSQQWEKIKLELQAQINKLDKGLREEACENAALLRSLQDSSNKLVKLKEEKSEAEAEVELLKKNVQSYEKEVTSLKYELHVMSKELDIRNEEKSIIMRSADVANKQQLEDVKNIAKLEGECQRLRVLLRKKLPGPAALAQMKLEIESSHHVISGPHLRKTGSLRESKFLTKQLEVLEEETKTLKRTLASSNAELQASRNLYAKTVGILKSLEAEMQVLHQERSAQKSVLANNYRSSSNLPSITSISDSGHRDPENPVESHATSNCDHSDTGRDKSSGKLDNHKSETFSELMDDFLEVEKMACLPDNGSVLIGKVNDNSEVKQSDETPKARETSCSPNQNCFDTTKPEIEPDSDNDYLTILKRLQSLISMVINAKTKDSNTWMFFEDLRGTLSELRGYLPPNSECPLCLKSNLNDRELDRDDCFTQLSSNFEVPGEVSPGSELKDKTAEHDEYLQDHEENMQLMAELKAQLASSQESHSLAEIQLKCMTESYKALQIHVEELEAEIKFLKERVDELKNNLAEEKQCHHDALVRYKEIEEKMQRNKCLVCASNSAANNDISTAKDKELAAAEKKLAECQETLHVLAKQLRAMCPQIGVTMSHHNKRLQMNEMIAKPTCGWSNSCGSSNSNEIDQAEASSASSDSDIQGVIDEFSSQNFGSISDTEGNFSLNSSIGSSHPGIESNSYSSASAKGKHAQGLSHFFSSKEKINH